A window of Trichomycterus rosablanca isolate fTriRos1 chromosome 5, fTriRos1.hap1, whole genome shotgun sequence contains these coding sequences:
- the LOC134314677 gene encoding prostaglandin reductase 1-like isoform X6, which produces MVNAKIWTLRRHFDGFPKNSDFELKEEKLPEPKDGELILEAVFLSVDPYMRSVTKYQMKEGDAMIGTRVSKVIQSKNPGLPVGSYVVANCGWRTHCLSDGSNLKLIPDWPAELPLSLALGTVGMPGLTALYGLEEVCQIKAGETLLVNAAAGAVGSVVGQIAKIKGCRVVGCAGSDDKVAYLKELGFDYAFNYKTVGSLEETLREAAPQGYDCYFENVGGEFSSVVIPQMKVLGRIAVCGSIATYNDTKPQTGPYVQPHMISKQLRMEGFLFYRWEQKDPDSIKRLLTWVQEGKLQYREHVTEGFVNMPAAFMGMLKGANIGKAVVKV; this is translated from the exons ATGGTCAATGCCAAGATCTGGACGCTTCGCAGGCACTTTGACGGGTTTCCCAAGAACAGCGACTTTGAACTCAAGGAGGAGAAACTTCCCGAACCCAAAGATGGAG aGCTGATACTGGAAGCTGTTTTCTTGAGCGTGGATCCGTATATGAGGTCAGTAACT AAAT ATCAGATGAAGGAAGGCGACGCCATGATTGGAACTCGAGTCTCCAA GGTGATCCAGAGCAAAAATCCCGGCCTTCCGGTGGGCAGTTACGTGGTCGCCAACTGCGGCTGGAGGACCCACTGTCTGTCCGACGGATCCAACCTGAAGCTGATACCTGACTGGCCGGCGGAGCTGCCGCTCTCCCTGGCTCTCGGAACCGTCGGCATGCCAGG ACTGACCGCTCTCTACGGTCTCGAGGAGGTCTGTCAGATCAAAGCTGGAGAGACTCTTCTGGTCAACGCTGCAGCCGGAGCCGTGGGTTCTGTGGTCGGCCAGATCGCTAAAATCAAG GGCTGCAGAGTAGTGGGCTGTGCTGGCTCGGACGACAAGGTGGCCTATCTGAAGGAGCTCGGGTTCGACTATGCCTTCAACTACAAGACCGTGGGCTCGCTGGAGGAGACGCTCAGGGAGGCGGCGCCACAGGGTTACGACTGTTATTTTGAGAAT GTTGGGGGGGAGTTCAGCAGTGTGGTGATTCCACAGATGAAAGTGTTGGGCCGGATTGCGGTGTGTGGGAGCATCGCCACCTACAACGACACCAAACCACAAACAG GACCGTACGTCCAGCCCCATATGATCTCCAAGCAGCTGCGTATGGAGGGATTCTTGTTCTACCGCTGGGAGCAGAAGGACCCGGACTCCATCAAGAGACTCCTGACCTGGGTCCAAGAG GGGAAACTCCAGTACAGGGAGCATGTCACCGAAGGCTTTGTGAACATGCCTGCTGCATTTATGGGCATGCTGAAGGGAGCCAACATAGGCAAAGCCGTGGTAAAAGTGTGA
- the LOC134314677 gene encoding prostaglandin reductase 1-like isoform X3, producing the protein MVNAKIWTLRRHFDGFPKNSDFELKEEKLPEPKDGELILEAVFLSVDPYMRSVTVMKEGDAMIGTRVSKVIQSKNPGLPVGSYVVANCGWRTHCLSDGSNLKLIPDWPAELPLSLALGTVGMPGLTALYGLEEVCQIKAGETLLVNAAAGAVGSVVGQIAKIKGCRVVGCAGSDDKVAYLKELGFDYAFNYKTVGSLEETLREAAPQGYDCYFENVGGEFSSVVIPQMKVLGRIAVCGSIATYNDTKPQTGPYVQPHMISKQLRMEGFLFYRWEQKDPDSIKRLLTWVQEGKLQYREHVTEGFVNMPAAFMGMLKGANIGKAVVKV; encoded by the exons ATGGTCAATGCCAAGATCTGGACGCTTCGCAGGCACTTTGACGGGTTTCCCAAGAACAGCGACTTTGAACTCAAGGAGGAGAAACTTCCCGAACCCAAAGATGGAG aGCTGATACTGGAAGCTGTTTTCTTGAGCGTGGATCCGTATATGAGGTCAGTAACTGTA ATGAAGGAAGGCGACGCCATGATTGGAACTCGAGTCTCCAA GGTGATCCAGAGCAAAAATCCCGGCCTTCCGGTGGGCAGTTACGTGGTCGCCAACTGCGGCTGGAGGACCCACTGTCTGTCCGACGGATCCAACCTGAAGCTGATACCTGACTGGCCGGCGGAGCTGCCGCTCTCCCTGGCTCTCGGAACCGTCGGCATGCCAGG ACTGACCGCTCTCTACGGTCTCGAGGAGGTCTGTCAGATCAAAGCTGGAGAGACTCTTCTGGTCAACGCTGCAGCCGGAGCCGTGGGTTCTGTGGTCGGCCAGATCGCTAAAATCAAG GGCTGCAGAGTAGTGGGCTGTGCTGGCTCGGACGACAAGGTGGCCTATCTGAAGGAGCTCGGGTTCGACTATGCCTTCAACTACAAGACCGTGGGCTCGCTGGAGGAGACGCTCAGGGAGGCGGCGCCACAGGGTTACGACTGTTATTTTGAGAAT GTTGGGGGGGAGTTCAGCAGTGTGGTGATTCCACAGATGAAAGTGTTGGGCCGGATTGCGGTGTGTGGGAGCATCGCCACCTACAACGACACCAAACCACAAACAG GACCGTACGTCCAGCCCCATATGATCTCCAAGCAGCTGCGTATGGAGGGATTCTTGTTCTACCGCTGGGAGCAGAAGGACCCGGACTCCATCAAGAGACTCCTGACCTGGGTCCAAGAG GGGAAACTCCAGTACAGGGAGCATGTCACCGAAGGCTTTGTGAACATGCCTGCTGCATTTATGGGCATGCTGAAGGGAGCCAACATAGGCAAAGCCGTGGTAAAAGTGTGA
- the LOC134314677 gene encoding prostaglandin reductase 1-like isoform X5 — protein sequence MVNAKIWTLRRHFDGFPKNSDFELKEEKLPEPKDGELILEAVFLSVDPYMRSVTNFTMKEGDAMIGTRVSKVIQSKNPGLPVGSYVVANCGWRTHCLSDGSNLKLIPDWPAELPLSLALGTVGMPGLTALYGLEEVCQIKAGETLLVNAAAGAVGSVVGQIAKIKGCRVVGCAGSDDKVAYLKELGFDYAFNYKTVGSLEETLREAAPQGYDCYFENVGGEFSSVVIPQMKVLGRIAVCGSIATYNDTKPQTGPYVQPHMISKQLRMEGFLFYRWEQKDPDSIKRLLTWVQEGKLQYREHVTEGFVNMPAAFMGMLKGANIGKAVVKV from the exons ATGGTCAATGCCAAGATCTGGACGCTTCGCAGGCACTTTGACGGGTTTCCCAAGAACAGCGACTTTGAACTCAAGGAGGAGAAACTTCCCGAACCCAAAGATGGAG aGCTGATACTGGAAGCTGTTTTCTTGAGCGTGGATCCGTATATGAGGTCAGTAACT aatttcact ATGAAGGAAGGCGACGCCATGATTGGAACTCGAGTCTCCAA GGTGATCCAGAGCAAAAATCCCGGCCTTCCGGTGGGCAGTTACGTGGTCGCCAACTGCGGCTGGAGGACCCACTGTCTGTCCGACGGATCCAACCTGAAGCTGATACCTGACTGGCCGGCGGAGCTGCCGCTCTCCCTGGCTCTCGGAACCGTCGGCATGCCAGG ACTGACCGCTCTCTACGGTCTCGAGGAGGTCTGTCAGATCAAAGCTGGAGAGACTCTTCTGGTCAACGCTGCAGCCGGAGCCGTGGGTTCTGTGGTCGGCCAGATCGCTAAAATCAAG GGCTGCAGAGTAGTGGGCTGTGCTGGCTCGGACGACAAGGTGGCCTATCTGAAGGAGCTCGGGTTCGACTATGCCTTCAACTACAAGACCGTGGGCTCGCTGGAGGAGACGCTCAGGGAGGCGGCGCCACAGGGTTACGACTGTTATTTTGAGAAT GTTGGGGGGGAGTTCAGCAGTGTGGTGATTCCACAGATGAAAGTGTTGGGCCGGATTGCGGTGTGTGGGAGCATCGCCACCTACAACGACACCAAACCACAAACAG GACCGTACGTCCAGCCCCATATGATCTCCAAGCAGCTGCGTATGGAGGGATTCTTGTTCTACCGCTGGGAGCAGAAGGACCCGGACTCCATCAAGAGACTCCTGACCTGGGTCCAAGAG GGGAAACTCCAGTACAGGGAGCATGTCACCGAAGGCTTTGTGAACATGCCTGCTGCATTTATGGGCATGCTGAAGGGAGCCAACATAGGCAAAGCCGTGGTAAAAGTGTGA
- the LOC134314677 gene encoding prostaglandin reductase 1-like isoform X7, giving the protein MVNAKIWTLRRHFDGFPKNSDFELKEEKLPEPKDGELILEAVFLSVDPYMRSYRRGRMKEGDAMIGTRVSKVIQSKNPGLPVGSYVVANCGWRTHCLSDGSNLKLIPDWPAELPLSLALGTVGMPGLTALYGLEEVCQIKAGETLLVNAAAGAVGSVVGQIAKIKGCRVVGCAGSDDKVAYLKELGFDYAFNYKTVGSLEETLREAAPQGYDCYFENVGGEFSSVVIPQMKVLGRIAVCGSIATYNDTKPQTGPYVQPHMISKQLRMEGFLFYRWEQKDPDSIKRLLTWVQEGKLQYREHVTEGFVNMPAAFMGMLKGANIGKAVVKV; this is encoded by the exons ATGGTCAATGCCAAGATCTGGACGCTTCGCAGGCACTTTGACGGGTTTCCCAAGAACAGCGACTTTGAACTCAAGGAGGAGAAACTTCCCGAACCCAAAGATGGAG aGCTGATACTGGAAGCTGTTTTCTTGAGCGTGGATCCGTATATGAGGTCA tatcggagggggcgt ATGAAGGAAGGCGACGCCATGATTGGAACTCGAGTCTCCAA GGTGATCCAGAGCAAAAATCCCGGCCTTCCGGTGGGCAGTTACGTGGTCGCCAACTGCGGCTGGAGGACCCACTGTCTGTCCGACGGATCCAACCTGAAGCTGATACCTGACTGGCCGGCGGAGCTGCCGCTCTCCCTGGCTCTCGGAACCGTCGGCATGCCAGG ACTGACCGCTCTCTACGGTCTCGAGGAGGTCTGTCAGATCAAAGCTGGAGAGACTCTTCTGGTCAACGCTGCAGCCGGAGCCGTGGGTTCTGTGGTCGGCCAGATCGCTAAAATCAAG GGCTGCAGAGTAGTGGGCTGTGCTGGCTCGGACGACAAGGTGGCCTATCTGAAGGAGCTCGGGTTCGACTATGCCTTCAACTACAAGACCGTGGGCTCGCTGGAGGAGACGCTCAGGGAGGCGGCGCCACAGGGTTACGACTGTTATTTTGAGAAT GTTGGGGGGGAGTTCAGCAGTGTGGTGATTCCACAGATGAAAGTGTTGGGCCGGATTGCGGTGTGTGGGAGCATCGCCACCTACAACGACACCAAACCACAAACAG GACCGTACGTCCAGCCCCATATGATCTCCAAGCAGCTGCGTATGGAGGGATTCTTGTTCTACCGCTGGGAGCAGAAGGACCCGGACTCCATCAAGAGACTCCTGACCTGGGTCCAAGAG GGGAAACTCCAGTACAGGGAGCATGTCACCGAAGGCTTTGTGAACATGCCTGCTGCATTTATGGGCATGCTGAAGGGAGCCAACATAGGCAAAGCCGTGGTAAAAGTGTGA
- the LOC134314677 gene encoding prostaglandin reductase 1-like isoform X4 yields the protein MVNAKIWTLRRHFDGFPKNSDFELKEEKLPEPKDGELILEAVFLSVDPYMRSVTMKEGDAMIGTRVSKVIQSKNPGLPVGSYVVANCGWRTHCLSDGSNLKLIPDWPAELPLSLALGTVGMPGLTALYGLEEVCQIKAGETLLVNAAAGAVGSVVGQIAKIKGCRVVGCAGSDDKVAYLKELGFDYAFNYKTVGSLEETLREAAPQGYDCYFENVGGEFSSVVIPQMKVLGRIAVCGSIATYNDTKPQTGPYVQPHMISKQLRMEGFLFYRWEQKDPDSIKRLLTWVQEGKLQYREHVTEGFVNMPAAFMGMLKGANIGKAVVKV from the exons ATGGTCAATGCCAAGATCTGGACGCTTCGCAGGCACTTTGACGGGTTTCCCAAGAACAGCGACTTTGAACTCAAGGAGGAGAAACTTCCCGAACCCAAAGATGGAG aGCTGATACTGGAAGCTGTTTTCTTGAGCGTGGATCCGTATATGAGGTCAGTAACT ATGAAGGAAGGCGACGCCATGATTGGAACTCGAGTCTCCAA GGTGATCCAGAGCAAAAATCCCGGCCTTCCGGTGGGCAGTTACGTGGTCGCCAACTGCGGCTGGAGGACCCACTGTCTGTCCGACGGATCCAACCTGAAGCTGATACCTGACTGGCCGGCGGAGCTGCCGCTCTCCCTGGCTCTCGGAACCGTCGGCATGCCAGG ACTGACCGCTCTCTACGGTCTCGAGGAGGTCTGTCAGATCAAAGCTGGAGAGACTCTTCTGGTCAACGCTGCAGCCGGAGCCGTGGGTTCTGTGGTCGGCCAGATCGCTAAAATCAAG GGCTGCAGAGTAGTGGGCTGTGCTGGCTCGGACGACAAGGTGGCCTATCTGAAGGAGCTCGGGTTCGACTATGCCTTCAACTACAAGACCGTGGGCTCGCTGGAGGAGACGCTCAGGGAGGCGGCGCCACAGGGTTACGACTGTTATTTTGAGAAT GTTGGGGGGGAGTTCAGCAGTGTGGTGATTCCACAGATGAAAGTGTTGGGCCGGATTGCGGTGTGTGGGAGCATCGCCACCTACAACGACACCAAACCACAAACAG GACCGTACGTCCAGCCCCATATGATCTCCAAGCAGCTGCGTATGGAGGGATTCTTGTTCTACCGCTGGGAGCAGAAGGACCCGGACTCCATCAAGAGACTCCTGACCTGGGTCCAAGAG GGGAAACTCCAGTACAGGGAGCATGTCACCGAAGGCTTTGTGAACATGCCTGCTGCATTTATGGGCATGCTGAAGGGAGCCAACATAGGCAAAGCCGTGGTAAAAGTGTGA
- the LOC134314677 gene encoding prostaglandin reductase 1-like isoform X1: MVNAKIWTLRRHFDGFPKNSDFELKEEKLPEPKDGELILEAVFLSVDPYMRSFSRDQMKEGDAMIGTRVSKVIQSKNPGLPVGSYVVANCGWRTHCLSDGSNLKLIPDWPAELPLSLALGTVGMPGLTALYGLEEVCQIKAGETLLVNAAAGAVGSVVGQIAKIKGCRVVGCAGSDDKVAYLKELGFDYAFNYKTVGSLEETLREAAPQGYDCYFENVGGEFSSVVIPQMKVLGRIAVCGSIATYNDTKPQTGPYVQPHMISKQLRMEGFLFYRWEQKDPDSIKRLLTWVQEGKLQYREHVTEGFVNMPAAFMGMLKGANIGKAVVKV; the protein is encoded by the exons ATGGTCAATGCCAAGATCTGGACGCTTCGCAGGCACTTTGACGGGTTTCCCAAGAACAGCGACTTTGAACTCAAGGAGGAGAAACTTCCCGAACCCAAAGATGGAG aGCTGATACTGGAAGCTGTTTTCTTGAGCGTGGATCCGTATATGAGGTC CTTCAGCCGAGATCAGATGAAGGAAGGCGACGCCATGATTGGAACTCGAGTCTCCAA GGTGATCCAGAGCAAAAATCCCGGCCTTCCGGTGGGCAGTTACGTGGTCGCCAACTGCGGCTGGAGGACCCACTGTCTGTCCGACGGATCCAACCTGAAGCTGATACCTGACTGGCCGGCGGAGCTGCCGCTCTCCCTGGCTCTCGGAACCGTCGGCATGCCAGG ACTGACCGCTCTCTACGGTCTCGAGGAGGTCTGTCAGATCAAAGCTGGAGAGACTCTTCTGGTCAACGCTGCAGCCGGAGCCGTGGGTTCTGTGGTCGGCCAGATCGCTAAAATCAAG GGCTGCAGAGTAGTGGGCTGTGCTGGCTCGGACGACAAGGTGGCCTATCTGAAGGAGCTCGGGTTCGACTATGCCTTCAACTACAAGACCGTGGGCTCGCTGGAGGAGACGCTCAGGGAGGCGGCGCCACAGGGTTACGACTGTTATTTTGAGAAT GTTGGGGGGGAGTTCAGCAGTGTGGTGATTCCACAGATGAAAGTGTTGGGCCGGATTGCGGTGTGTGGGAGCATCGCCACCTACAACGACACCAAACCACAAACAG GACCGTACGTCCAGCCCCATATGATCTCCAAGCAGCTGCGTATGGAGGGATTCTTGTTCTACCGCTGGGAGCAGAAGGACCCGGACTCCATCAAGAGACTCCTGACCTGGGTCCAAGAG GGGAAACTCCAGTACAGGGAGCATGTCACCGAAGGCTTTGTGAACATGCCTGCTGCATTTATGGGCATGCTGAAGGGAGCCAACATAGGCAAAGCCGTGGTAAAAGTGTGA
- the LOC134314677 gene encoding prostaglandin reductase 1-like isoform X2 has translation MVNAKIWTLRRHFDGFPKNSDFELKEEKLPEPKDGELILEAVFLSVDPYMRFFSRDQMKEGDAMIGTRVSKVIQSKNPGLPVGSYVVANCGWRTHCLSDGSNLKLIPDWPAELPLSLALGTVGMPGLTALYGLEEVCQIKAGETLLVNAAAGAVGSVVGQIAKIKGCRVVGCAGSDDKVAYLKELGFDYAFNYKTVGSLEETLREAAPQGYDCYFENVGGEFSSVVIPQMKVLGRIAVCGSIATYNDTKPQTGPYVQPHMISKQLRMEGFLFYRWEQKDPDSIKRLLTWVQEGKLQYREHVTEGFVNMPAAFMGMLKGANIGKAVVKV, from the exons ATGGTCAATGCCAAGATCTGGACGCTTCGCAGGCACTTTGACGGGTTTCCCAAGAACAGCGACTTTGAACTCAAGGAGGAGAAACTTCCCGAACCCAAAGATGGAG aGCTGATACTGGAAGCTGTTTTCTTGAGCGTGGATCCGTATATG CGGTTCTTCAGCCGAGATCAGATGAAGGAAGGCGACGCCATGATTGGAACTCGAGTCTCCAA GGTGATCCAGAGCAAAAATCCCGGCCTTCCGGTGGGCAGTTACGTGGTCGCCAACTGCGGCTGGAGGACCCACTGTCTGTCCGACGGATCCAACCTGAAGCTGATACCTGACTGGCCGGCGGAGCTGCCGCTCTCCCTGGCTCTCGGAACCGTCGGCATGCCAGG ACTGACCGCTCTCTACGGTCTCGAGGAGGTCTGTCAGATCAAAGCTGGAGAGACTCTTCTGGTCAACGCTGCAGCCGGAGCCGTGGGTTCTGTGGTCGGCCAGATCGCTAAAATCAAG GGCTGCAGAGTAGTGGGCTGTGCTGGCTCGGACGACAAGGTGGCCTATCTGAAGGAGCTCGGGTTCGACTATGCCTTCAACTACAAGACCGTGGGCTCGCTGGAGGAGACGCTCAGGGAGGCGGCGCCACAGGGTTACGACTGTTATTTTGAGAAT GTTGGGGGGGAGTTCAGCAGTGTGGTGATTCCACAGATGAAAGTGTTGGGCCGGATTGCGGTGTGTGGGAGCATCGCCACCTACAACGACACCAAACCACAAACAG GACCGTACGTCCAGCCCCATATGATCTCCAAGCAGCTGCGTATGGAGGGATTCTTGTTCTACCGCTGGGAGCAGAAGGACCCGGACTCCATCAAGAGACTCCTGACCTGGGTCCAAGAG GGGAAACTCCAGTACAGGGAGCATGTCACCGAAGGCTTTGTGAACATGCCTGCTGCATTTATGGGCATGCTGAAGGGAGCCAACATAGGCAAAGCCGTGGTAAAAGTGTGA